In one Balaenoptera musculus isolate JJ_BM4_2016_0621 chromosome 2, mBalMus1.pri.v3, whole genome shotgun sequence genomic region, the following are encoded:
- the ZBTB1 gene encoding zinc finger and BTB domain-containing protein 1 has product MAKPSHSSYVLQQLNNQREWGFLCDCCIAIDDIYFQAHKAVLAACSSYFRMFFMNHQHSTAQLNLSNMKISAECFDLILQFMYLGKIMTAPSSFEQFKVAMNYLQLYNVPDCLEDIQDADCSSSKCSSSASSNQNSKMIFGVRMYEDTVARNGSEANRWCAEPSSTVNTPHNREPDEESLQLGNFPEPLFDVCKKSSVSKLSTPKERVSRRFGRSFTCDSCGFGFSCEKLLDEHVLTCTNRHSYQNTRSYHRIVDIRDGKDSNIKAEFVEKDSSKTFSAQMDKYRGDTSQAADDSTSTTGSRKSSTVESELASEEKSRAAERKRIIIKMEPEDIPTDELKDFNIIKVTDKDCNESTDNDELEDEPEEPFYRYYVEEDVSIKKSGRKALKPRMSINTDERGGLENMRPPNNSSPVQEDTENASCELCGLTITEEDLSSHYLAKHIENICACGKCGQILVKGRQLQEHAQRCGEPQDLTMNGLGSTEEKMDMEENPDEQSEIRDMFVEMLDDFRDNHFQINNIQKKQLFKHSACPFRCVSCGQRFETENLVVEHMSSCLDQDMFKSAIMEENERDHRRKHFCNLCGKGFYQRCHLREHYTVHTKEKQFVCQTCGKQFLRERQLRLHNDMHKGMARYVCSICDQGNFRKHDHVRHMISHLSAGETICQVCFQIFPNNEQLEQHMDVHLYTCGICGAKFNLRKDMRSHYNAKHLKRT; this is encoded by the coding sequence ATGGCAAAGCCCAGCCACAGCAGCTACGTCCTTCAGCAGCTCAACAACCAAAGGGAATGGGGTTTCCTCTGTGACTGTTGTATTGCAATTGATGACATTTACTTTCAAGCACACAAAGCAGTTCTAGCTGCCTGTAGCTCCTACTTTAGAATGTTTTTCATGAATCATCAGCATAGTACTGCACAGCTGAATCTCAGCAACATGAAAATTAGTGCCGAGTGTTTTGATCTCATTTTGCAGTTTATGTATTTAGGAAAAATTATGACAGCTCCTTCCAGTTTTGAGCAGTTTAAAGTGGCAATGAACTACCTACAGCTGTACAATGTTCCTGACTGTTTAGAAGACATACAGGATGCAGATTGTTCTAGTTCAAAATGTTCATCTTCTGCTTCTAGCAACCAGAACAGCAAAATGATATTTGGGGTAAGAATGTATGAAGACACTGTGGCTAGAAATGGCAGTGAAGCCAATAGATGGTGTGCAGAGCCAAGTTCAACAGTAAATACACCACATAATAGAGAGCCTGATGAAGAGTCTTTGCAATTAGGTAATTTTCCTGAACCATTATTTGATGTATGTAAAAAGAGTTCTGTGTCCAAATTATCTACTCCGAAAGAACGTGTCTCACGACGCTTTGGACGGAGTTTTACCTGTGATAGTTGCGGATTTGGCTTTAGCTGTGAGAAATTACTAGATGAGCATGTGCTAACCTGTACTAACCGACATTCATACCAAAATACAAGATCCTACCACAGAATAGTGGATATCAGAGATGGAAAAGACAGTAATATCAAAGCTGAATTTGTTGAAAAGGAttcttctaaaacattttctGCACAGATGGACAAATACAGAGGAGACACAAGCCAGGCTGCTGACGACTCAACTTCAACCACTGGAAGCAGAAAAAGTAGCACAGTGGAGTCTGAACTAGCCAgtgaggaaaaaagcagagctgctgAGAGGAAAAGAATCATTATCAAGATGGAACCAGAAGATATCCCTACAGATGAACTGAAAGACTTTAACATTATTAAAGTTACTGATAAAGACTGTAATGAGTCCACTGACAATGATGAATTAGAAGATGAACCTGAAGAGCCGTTTTATAGATACTATGTTGAAGAAGATGTCAGTATTAAAAAAAGTGGGAGGAAAGCTCTAAAACCTCGGATGTCAATAAACACTGATGAGAGAGGTGGTTTAGAAAATATGAGGCCCCCTAACAACAGCAGTCCAGTACAAGAGGATACTGAAAACGCATCCTGTGAGTTGTGTGGACTCACGATAACTGAGGAGGACCTGTCATCTCATTACTTAGCCAAACACATCGAAAATATCTGTGCATGTGGCAAATGTGGACAAATACTTGTGAAGGGTAGACAGCTTCAGGAACATGCCCAGAGATGTGGAGAGCCCCAAGACCTGACAATGAACGGGTTAGGAAGTACTGAGGAGAAAATGGACATGGAAGAGAATCCTGACGAACAGTCTGAAATCAGAGATATGTTTGTTGAAATGTTGGATGATTTTAGGGACAatcatttccagataaacaatATCCAAAAAAAGCAGTTATTTAAACATTCTGCCTGTCCTTTTCGATGTGTTAGTTGTGGCCAGCGTTTTGAAACTGAAAATCTAGTGGTTGAACATATGTCTAGCTGCCTAGACCAAGACATGTTCAAGAGTGCCATCATGGAAGAGAATGAAAGGGATCACAGACGAAAGCATTTTTGTAATCTGTGTGGGAAAGGATTTTATCAGCGGTGTCACTTAAGAGAACACTATACTGTTCACACCAAGGAAAAACAGTTTGTTTGTCAGACATGTGGAAAGCAGTTTTTAAGGGAACGTCAGTTGCGACTCCACAATGATATGCACAAAGGCATGGCCAGGTATGTCTGTTCCATTTGTGATCAAGGCAACTTCAGAAAACATGACCATGTACGGCATATGATTTCTCATTTATCTGCTGGTGAGACTATATGCCAGGTCTGCTTTCAGATATTCCCAAATAATGAACAGTTGGAACAGCACATGGATGTTCACCTGTATACATGTGGAATATGTGGAGCAAAATTTAATTTGAGGAAAGATATGAGATCACATTATAATGCCAAGCATTTGAAAAGAACATAA